The DNA region TTCTGATTTACTGGACTTCACTGTAAGTGGCCTCCTGTTTGGTTGTGAGAGGGATTCGACAACCTCAATATTACTAGGCGGGAGGCCGTTTTCTATTAAATCCTTACACCAAAATCCGTTTTTTTATGCAACGTTGGGGTAGAATCAGCTGATTTGAGCATACGCAATGTAGGGGTCCCACTCGAGTCTACGCAGGGACAGCTTCCCAATTCCCAATTCATCGAACAACGCCTGAGTTTCACCGGGCCACATCGGATTATCAAGTTCGTCAAAAGCGATGACTGCTCCCTTCGGCATGCGTGGGAAGACCGCCCTGATCACAGCTTTGGTTGGCTCATATAAGTCCACGTCAAGGAACAGGAGACTGACAACCAAATGTCGATTGCTCTCGACAAACTTAGGAACCGTTTGAATGACATCTCCACGTATAAGTTGGACCTTGTCGATATGGCCGAGGAATCGATCGCGGTCGTGTTCGGTAATCAATGCAGAAAGTTCGTCATAGGAGTCTGCGAAAAGTCCTCCTACGGAAGGATCGACGACTTTGTTCTTATCTTTGTCGCTTACGTTTGGAAATCCAGAAAATGAATCAAACCCATAGATCCGCCTCGTAAGATTTTCGGGTTCTAGCATGGCACTAAGTTTGGCCCAGGCCATAACGCCGAATCCCTTAAACACTCCGCACTCAACAATGGAACCTTTAATAGGCATGACGAGCTTGAAAATTTCATAAAGTGCCAAGAAGCGCTTGAGATGCTGTCGCCGCACATATTTAGGGAAGTTTTCTAGCTTGGTCGCCGTTGGATCCGGGCAAGACTCAAAAATCCGTGCAATTGCTTCGCTGGCTTCGAGTTCTTCAGGTGTACGAAACTTTTTCATGCCCTATTTTAAAATCGTCCAAACCGTTTGGAAAATCAGCTTTAGATCCAAGAGCATAGAACGATTAAGTACGTATTCCAAGCTTAAGCGCATTTTGTGGGGATGAATGAGCTTCATGTAGTCGCCATCGGGATCTTTGCTCCCTTTTAGAATTTTACCCTCGCTTGGAAATCGAACTGAGGCCGAATCGGTCATCCCCGGGCGCACACTGAGGACTTGTCGCTCCTCCAGTGTATATAAGTCTACCGCCCATTGAATTTGTGGCCTGGGACCCACGAAACTCATCTCGCCTTTCAAGACATTCACAAGTTGGGGAAATTCGTCCAATTTAGTTCGGCGCAGGAAGCGCCCGATATCGGTAATTCGTGCGTCATCGTCAGGCGTCGATGAACCGCCCAACTGATCTGCATTAACGACCATGGTGCGAAACTTCCACATGATAAAGGGCTTTCCATTAAGACCGACCCGCCTAGCCTTATATATGACGGGGCCCCCATCTTTCTTAATCAAGACGGTGATGACTGCCCAAACGGGACAAAGCATTACGAGCGCGAGCAAGGATGCTAATACGTCAAACAACCGTTTAAAAAACGGGTACACATGTATTCATTTACCATATGTGATGGGATATTGTTGATCACCGTCCCGTAATTTCTGAATAGGAGTCCTTCCCATATGTGCGGAATCGCCGGTGCATTCTTGAGCTTCTCAAACGCAAGTGCTCTTACGCTTGTTCAGAATATCGTCCGGTCTCAGTTCGCGAGGGGGCCAGACCATCAAGAAATACACGTCAGAAGAGAGAAGGATTTAACTCTGATCCTCGGCCATAACAGGCTCAATATTATCGATTTGACTTCAAATGCGAACCAACCGATGTGGAAAAACGATCCAGAATTAGGGATCGTTTTTAATGGAGAAATTTATAACTATATTGAGTTGCGAGATGAACTCATTCATTTAGGGCATACCTTTAAAACCCGTAGCGATACTGAAGTCATCCTTGAATCCTTCAAGGAATGGGGGATGGATGCGATCAATCGCTTTAACGGAATGTTTGCCTTTGCCCTTTACGATGAAAATCGGAGGCGGCTATGGCTCGTACGGGATCGTTTCGGTGTAAAGCCCCTCTACTATATTCTCAACGGCAGTTCTCTTTTTTTCGCATCTACCTGCACAACGATGGCGCAACATTTCAATTTGGATCCTAACTTAGATTACGTCGTCCGAGGCATTCGAAAGTGGGTATATGAAGACGACCTTGAAACATCTCCCTACTTTGGGCTGAACTCGCTTCGACAAGGACATTGCTTGGAAGTCTCATTTGAAGAAAATGGAAGATTGAGCGTCTGCGATTTTCAATATTATGATCTTCAAAAACAAATTTTCCTTCTTCAGGAGCAGCAGGCAGGCAAACCCGCTTCCTATCTGCAAGAGAATATCCAAGAAATATTGGAATCCTCAATAAGGCTACGTCTGCGTTCCGATGTGCCTGTTGGCATTGCGTTGAGCGGCGGGCTCGATTCATCGACGATCGCGGCGCTTGTTGCAAGGGAAAGGACCAACGTGGTCGCTTTTAGTTTTGGAAGTCCGTCGGATCGAGGGTCTGAAGGCCTGTTAGTCGATAAGCTTAGTAAACAACTAAACATTGAAATTGAATTTATTAATCCGAGTCTTAGCGAACTGAAGTCGGCTCTTGATAAAACACTCGCCGTCCAAGAGGCTCCCTTTCCTGGTGCAAGCGTCATCGCTCAATATCTTGTTTTTGAGCGTGCAAAAGAAAGAGGCGTGAAAGTTTTGCTTGGAGGACAGGGAGGAGACGAGTTGTTCTTAGGTTACCGAAAATTCCAACTCTTTTTTCTTGGCCACCTACTTCATCATCATAAATATCTTAAGAGCCTGCGTGAGATCGCATCGCTCGTCCCAACGATGGTTCAAGAACTACCGCATTTATCCCAATTTTGGGAACAGCGCATGCGATATCGAGGGAAAGGGATGGAGACGATATTCAATGATGTTCGAACCGATGATCTTGATCTCAATTGCAAACATGATCTACCGTTTTGGTTTCGACAATTGGCCGATGTGACAAAAATTAGCCTCCCCACATTGCTTCGATATGAGGACCGCAATTCAATGGGACATAGCGTTGAAAGCCGACTTCCATTCTTGGATTTTCGCCTAGTTGAAGCAGCATTGGCGTTACCCACAGCCTTAAAACTTAGAAACGGGGTGAACAAATGGGTGCTCCGCCAAGTGATGAAAGAACACCTCCCTAAAGAGATCTGTTTTGCAAGATATCGTAGCGGCTTTGATGTTCCACAAGCTCGATGGATCAAACAAGGTTTAGGAGAGCACATTCGAACCAAAATTAAGGAAAGGGGCGAAAATAAATCTGGCTTTATACCTACCGAAACGGAAATCGACCGACTCTTTTCCAATCAACAGTTCGTTCAAAGAGAAGCTACTTTTGGGGAAGCTATCAGTACCTTGTGGCTAGAAAGCACGACAAAAGAAGAATTCGACGCATAGTGGGTGACACAATATCGTCGAATCATCGAAGATTTGATGAAGCTTCGTTTGCCTATTTGAGATCCTTGGCTAGAATGCACGGTTTCTATGGCTAAGGATACTAGTCCCATAGTAGCCATCATTGGCACGGGATATTGGGGAATAAATCACGTTCGCGTTTTTTTTGAACTCCAAGCTCTGGGAGGAATATTTGACTCGGACGCCACCCGGTCCTGTGAGGTAAACGCCCGGTTTCACGCAAAGAAGTCCTATGAGAAGCTTGAGTCCGTCCTTTCCGATTCAGCTTTGCACGGCTTAGTTATATCAACCCCAGCCGTCACACATTTTGAGATATCCATGCGAGCGCTGGAGATGGGCAAAGACGTTCTGGTCGAAAAGCCGTTGGCTCTGCGATTTGGCGAAGCGCAACAGATGGCTGACTTTGCTAAGTCAAGCGGGCGCATCCTAATGGTGGGACACTTGCTGCAATATCACCCTGGCATGGTGAAGTTGAGAGAACTCGTGGCGGGTGGAGATCTTGGGACAGTCGAATACATCTATTCCAACCGATTGAACCTCGGAAAGATTCGTACCGAGGAAAATGCCCTCTGGTCGTTCGCGCCGCACGACATCTCGGTGATGTTGTGGCTGACGGGAGCGATGCCGATTCAGGTCAATGCGGTCGGAGGAAGTTATTTGCAGCCGAATGTCGCGGATACGACGATTTCAACGTTCGTCTTCGACAACGGCGTTCGGGGTCACATCTATGTCAGCTGGCTTCACCCGTTCAAAGAACAGCGGCTGGTGGTCGTGGGGTCGAAAAAAATGGCGGTTTTTGACGACCGGGCGCCCAAAGGGAGAAAGTTGCTCCTTTACGACAAGAAAGTTTCGATGGTGAATGGGAATTTCGTCGCGGAGAAGCCGGAGGGGATTCCGGTGCCGTTCGATGAGGAAACCGAACCGCTTCGGGCGGAGTGCGAGCACTTCCTGGAGTGCGTTCGAACGCGTCAAAAGCCTCGGACGGACGGCGAGGAAGGGCTTCGCGTATTGAAGGTCTTGCAGAGTTGCCAACGATCGCTTCAGATGAACGGCCAGCCGGTACAGGTGCTGGAATACCGGAACTGAGTTACCTACCCCGAATTTGGGTTAATATATCTTGATTTCTGATGATTCAATCATTAAAAATCAAGGTATGTTTGTTCCCCGCCGAATCGCGACCAAGCTCCTCCGGCTGGTCCGAACATTCCCGGCCGTAGCGGTCACCGGCGCCCGCCAGACGGGAAAAACGACCCTACTGCTCCGTCTCTTCGGCGATCGCGCGGAGCATATCGTTTTCGATCCAATCGTGGATGTGGGAAGAGCGCGTGAAGATCCGGAGCTCTTTCTCGCGAATCACAACCCGCCGCTGATTTTGGACGAGATTCAATACGCGCCCCAGTTGGCTTCGAGCCTCAAGCGCAAGGTGGACCGGGAGAGCCGCAAGGGCCGTTACTTGATCACCGGTTCGCAGCAATGGAATGTGATGAAGCTGTTGGCTGAAAGCTTGGCGGGCCGCGTCGGGTTCGTTGATCTCGACGCTTTTTCGCTCCAAGAGGTCCATCGAGGGAACGAAAAGACTTCTTGGCTCGAACTGTGGCTGAAGAATCCGCAGCGATGGGTCCGGGAACGAAAAAGACTCCACCGACACCGGGTTAAGCTGTACCAACATATTTGGAAAGGTTCCCTGCCCGAGGCACATCTTGCGCAACTCAAAAGCATTCCAGATTTCTGGAAAGCCTACGAACGAACTTACATCGAACGGGACGTCCGGCAGATGGCTGAGATTTCGAACCTCGCGCTGTTTACGCGCTTTTTCCGTCTTGTGGCCGCGCTGACAGCCCAGGAAATTAATTACAGTGAACTCGGACGCGAGATCGGAGTGACACCGCAAACTTCCCAACGCTGGCTCTCGATTCTTCAATCCTCTTTTCAATGGTATGCGGTGCCTGCTTACAGCCGAAATAGCATCAAGAAGGTGAGTGAAAGGCCGAAAGGGCATTTCGGCGACACGGGTCTGGTCTGTCATGCTCTGGCGATCTCCACGCCAGGGGCCTTAGAGAGTCATCCCGCTTGGGGCGCTATTTTCGAATCGGCTGTTTACGGCGAGCTCCGAAAGCTGAGCGGCGCGATGGATACTCCGCCCCATGTCTACCATTGGCGCGCCCACAGCGGAGCAGAGATCGATTTTGTCTTGGAACGGGATGGAATGTTGTACCCGATTGAGGCAAAAGGGAAACAGTCGATCACCCGCCACGACGTGAAAGGCCTAAAAGCGTTCCGCGAAGCTTTTCCGCGCGAACAGATCGCGCCGGGTCTGATTATTGCGCCGGTGGAAGAAATTGCTCAAATCACGGAAAACGACTACGTCGTCCCCTGGGATCTGGTGGGGTGACGCCGAAGAAATAGCGCACGCGGTTCACATAGAAAATAATTTTGAGATCCTGGAAAATTAATTGAAACCCTTTAGGATGCGTTTTGTTAGAGGCTCACGAGTATGGCACAAAAGACGCTCTTCTTCGCCCACAAGTCGGCCGTCATCGACAAAGGGGCTGAAATCGGCCAGGACACGAGGATCTGGCACTTTTCGCACGTCATGCCCGGCGCGATGATCGGGGAGCGGTGCGTCCTGGGACAGAACGTCTATGTCGGAAAGGGAGTTCGGATCGGAAACGGCGTCAAGATCCAGAACAACGTGTCCGTTTATGAGGGTGTGACGCTGGAAGATGACGTTTTCTGCGGGCCGTCGATGGTGTTCACGAATGTGATTAACCCGCGGAGCCCAATTGAACGAAAGCATGAATTCAAACCGACGCTTGTGAAGCAGGGCGCAACCATCGGAGCAAACGCGACGATTATGTGCGGAGTGACGATCGGGCGGTACGCCCTTGTGGGCGCCGGAGCGGTCGTTCTGGATAACGTTCCCGACCACGAGTTGGCGGTGGGCGTGCCGGCCAAGCCGAAGGGGTGGGTGTGCCGTTGCGGTGTCCGATTGGACGCCGTGAAGGACAAGCTCACGTGCAAAAGCTGTGGACTCGCGTACCAACTCAGCGATCACGGTTTGGTGCACGCGTGAACGAAAGAATTCCCCTGCTCGACCTCCGTTCTCAATTCCGAACGATTGAAAAAGAGGCGAGGGCCGCGATCGATCGCGTCTTGGCGTCCCAACGTTTCATCTTGGGGCCTGAGGTGGAAGCCCTGGAGCAGGAGATATCGGCCTACGTCGGCTGCAAATTCGGCGTCGGCGTCAGCTCCGGAAGCGATGCGCTGTTAATAGCTCTGATGGTGCTCGGCGTGGGACCCGGAGACGAAGTCATTACATCGCCCTATACGTTCTTCGCCACCGGCGGGGCCATTTCGAGAGTCGGCGCCCGGCCCGTCTACGTGGATATTGAACCAAATTCATTCAACATCGACCCGAACAAGGTTGAATCCGCAATCACGAAGAAAACCAAGGCAATCATTCCCGTGCATCTGTTCGGCCAGGGAGCGGAGATGAAACCGATTCTCGACGCCGCCGATCGACATGGAATTCCGGTGATCGAAGATGCCGCACAGGCCATTGGAGCCGAGTATCAAGGGCGACGGCTCGGTTCGATGGGACGGATCGGATGCTTCAGCTTCTTTCCTTCGAAGAATCTCGGAGCGTTCGGCGACGCGGGGATGGTGACGACGAACGATGCCGACCTGGCCGAGAAACTTCGGATCTTTCGCTCCCACGGATCAAAACCGAAATACTTTCACAAATGGATCGGCGGGAACTTCCGAATCGACGCCCTTCAAGCGGCGATTTTACGGGCCAAGTTCGCCCATCTTGAAACCTGGACGAAGGCGCGACAACGCAATGCGGACCGCTATGATCGGCTCTTCACTGAGGCCGGCGTGAGTGAATTCGTTACGACTCCCTGGAGGCGACCGGGGGATCGGCACATTTTTAACCAGTATGTCCTACGGACGAAAAGGCGGGACGACCTCAAGAAGTTTTTGGCTGAAAAAGGGATCGAGACGGAAATTTACTATCCCCTCCCCCTTCACCTTCAGGAGTGTTTCGCCTACCTCGGTTACAAGAAAGGAGCCTGCCCCGAGTCTGAGCGGGCGGCGCAAGATACGCTGGCCATACCGGTCTATCCCGAAATTACGGAGTCTCAGCAGGCGCGAGTCGTCGAAACGATCCGGGCCTTTTTTCGCTAAGGGATTCGGTTCCGACAAAAATGAAGTAAGGTGCATATTTGTCTTGACATAAATGCAGTTCGGCTCACTATGGTCATACGCTGCGGCAGCTTCAAAATATGGTTAAGCGGGATCTGGACGAAAAGCTCGTCCTGCTTTCCGGGCCCCGCCAAGTGGGGAAAACCACGCTTTCGAAAAACCTCCACCCTGCTTCAACCCAGTATTTCAGCTTTGACGAAGGGGAGGACCGAAGAGTCATTCTCAAAAAAGCGTGGTCGCCTGAGGGGGACCTCGTCGTTCTCGACGAGCTTCATAAAATGCCGAAGTGGAAATCGTGGCTCAAAGGGGTGTACGACACCCGCGGGAACCGCCCAAGAATTCTTGTCACCGGATCCGCGCGCCTCGATATTTACCGGAAAGGCGGGGATTCGTTAGCCGGAAGATATTTTTACCACCGCTTGCACCCCTTTTCAGTCTCTGAAGTGAAACGCGAGATTTCCCCTGAAGAAGCTCTCGACCGCTTGATGCGTTTCGGCGGTTTTCCCGAACCGTTTTTGAAAGCTTCCGACCGGACCGCAAAGAGATGGCGCCGCTCGCACCTTGACCGGATCTTGCGGGAGGATCTAATCGATCTCGAACAGATTCGTAACATCAAGCTGCTCGAACTACTGGTCGATCTTCTGGCCACCCGAGTGGGAAAAACCGTTTCGTACAAATCCTTGTCTGAAGATCTCCAGGTGTCTCCGCATACGGTCAAGAACTGGATCCGTGTGCTCGAGCAAATGTTGGTGATCTTCATCGTAACGCCATTTTCCAAAAACATCGCCCGCGCGATTCAGAAGGAACCGAAGATCTACTTTTACGATACCGGACGACTTTTACAGGACGAGGGGGCGAGGTTTGAGAACATCGTTGCCTGCGCCCTGCTCAAGAGAAATCACTATCTGGAGGATACGGAAGGGGACCGTCGGGAGTTGCATTACATCCGGGACCGGGAGAAACGGGAAGTCGATTTTTTAACCGTCATTGAGAACCGTCCGGAATGGCTCATCGAAGCCAAAACAAGCGAAACGGGTCCCACATCCGCGTTACGCTATTACACAGGACGGATCCCCGGCGTGAAGGCGAGCCAGGTGGTGAAAAATCTGTCGCGAAAATTATATGACGACCCCGTTTCTATCGAACCGGCTGCGGCGTGGCTAGCGCAGTTGGATGCGTGAGAGGCGCCGGCGATTCCGGTCTATCCCGAGATCACCGAGGCACAGCGGGCGCGAGTCGTCGAAACGGTCCGGGCCTTTTATTCCTGAGGTTCAACGAACAACTTCGATCATCGGGTAGTCTTCAAAGCCCTGATCGAACGTCAAGATTCGGCGAATTCCGTGATGGATCGCCACTGCGACGTGGAGCGAATCGCGCGCACCCCGCGTCGGTTGTTCCAATACGAGGTCGCCGGCTGTGCGAACGTCCGAAAGCGTTACGGGCAGGACTTCATCCACCATCTCTTCCAACGTGGACCATGCTTGTGAAAACGCCGCATAACGCCGAATCGAGTGGTATCGATGCAACAGCTCTTGAAAAACCTCCGCACTCGTTATCAAAACCGCATCTTCTGTCGAAAGGTCGCGCAAAAGCTCACTCGTTCGCTCTTTCAACGGATGGGCCGCGCCTACCAAGTACATGACCGGATTGCTATCGAGGAAGATTGCGGCCAAGTTCGATTTCTCGATTCATTTCCTCGACCGTTCCCACGGGAAGCTGAAGCTTTGACAGCCGGTCAATCGCTTCAAGCTTTTGCTTTGCGCTTTTGCGAGGCCGCCAACCGGCATACTGGTGCATCGCCCGCCGAACCCATTCGCCCAAGGAGAGCTTCTCTTTCCTGGCGCAGCCTTTGAAAAACTTCATGTCCTTTTCCGGGACTAATACCTGTAATTTCAATGACATAGAAATATTATACTCCGGAGTATACTCCGGAGTCAATTCGAGGCAGGCGGCCGGCCGATCGAGTAGTACGTAAACCCGAGTTTCTTCAGCGCCTGCGGATCGTAGAGATTTCGGCCGTCAAAGATGACGGGAGACGCCAGCGTGGATTTGATTTTTCCAAAGTCGGGATGGCGGAACTGGTTCCATTCCGTCAGGACGCAGAGAGCGGCTGCCCCTTCTAAAGCGCCGTATGTCGATGACGCGTACGTCAGACGGTCCCCATAAACGACTTTGGCGTTGGCGTTGGCCACCGGATCGAACACATGAAGTTTCATTCCGGCGGCCAAAAGGCCGTCGATCACCGTAAGCGCGGGAGATTCGCGGATATCGTCGGTCTTCGCTTTAAACGCCAGACCCCAAATCGCGACCCGTTTCCCCTTGGCCGAAGCTTCCCCCCCGAAGTGCCGAAGAACGCGTCCCACAAACGCTTGCTTCTGCGCCTCGTTCACGTCCAGCGTGGCCTGAAGGAGACGGGGTTCAACGTCAATCTCGCGCGCGTGCGCCGTCAACGCCCGCACGTCCTTGGGAAAACAGGAACCGCCGAATCCGACGCTTGGGAAAAGATATTGAGGACCGATCCGGTGATCGGCACCGATCGCTTCACGAACGTTGGCGATGTCGGCCCCTTCTTTTTCGCAGATCATCGAGATTTCGTTCATGAACGAAATCCGAAGGGCGAGAAGGGCATTTGCCGCATATTTCGTCAGCTCCGCCGACTTGTGGTCCATGGCAAAAACCGGATGCCCCGTGCGGACAAACGGCGAATAGAGTTCGCGCAAGAGAGCCGACACGGCCATATCGAGCGTCCCGATGACGATCCGATCGGGGATCAAACAATCCTGAACCGCCGTCCCTTCGCGGAGAAACTCGGGATTCGAGACGACGTGGATGTCCGCCCGCTTCATGGAGTTTAGGATTTTGGTGCACTCTTCCGCCGTACCCACGGGGACAGTGCTCTTGAGAACCAGTACGGCGCCTTTCGGAGCGGCCTTTCCCACCTGTTCGGCGACCGCTTCCACCGCCTTTAAATCCGCGGAACCGTCGGACGACGACGGCGTGCCCACGCAGATGAAACTGATCACCGCTTCGGAAATGCCGGAATCGACGGCTGTGGAGAACCTGAGCCGCCCTTCCCCGACGTTTCGTGTGACGAGCTCCCCGAGCCCCGGTTCGTAAAACGGAACCTCTCCTTTTTGCAGACGGTCGATTTTGCTTTTATCGGTGTCGACACATGTCACGTCGTTGCCGGTTTCGGCAAAGCAGGTACCGGTAACCAGTCCCACGTAACCGGTTCCGATCACGCAAATTTTCATCGCGGCTCCTTCGTCATGAATCCCTAAGCCTACCGTAAGCTTTTCCCGGGCGAAAGATTGAATGTGTTAGGATTTTTCTTCGTGCATCCGACCCTTTTTCATATCGGATCGCTCAGCGTCAAAACCTACGGCCTGATGATGGCCATCGCTTTTATTTCGGCGATTATTCTCGCGCGGCGGCGGGCCAAGAAAGCAGGCCTCGATCCCCGGCAGATTGAAGTGATCTGCTACGCCCTGATCGGGATGGGCCTCCTTGGAACCCGCGTCCTCTATACGTTCGGTGAAAACACAAGGTATTACCTGACCCATCCGATCGAATTCTTTTACCTCCACGAAGGGGGGCTCTCGTTCGTGGGTGGGCTTTATTTCGTTGTCCCGACGTTGTTTTTTCTTTGCCGACGAAAACAACTTTCCTTCTGGACGGTCGTCGACATTCTCATCCCCTCCGTGGCGTTGGGCTTGGGCATCGGAAAAATCGGCTGCCTCTTCGCCGGCTGTTGCTTCGGAAAGCCGTGCGACCTCCCCTGGACCATTCGTTTTTCCGACCCTGACGGCCTCGCGCGGCCGCTCGACGTGGGACTTCATCCCGCACAGATTTACGAATCGCTCCTTTGGTTTTCGCTTTTTGGAGTCCTTTTGGGGTTTCAAAAGTTTCGCCGATTTCCGGGCGAAATGTTTTTGCTCTTTGCGGCCGTCTACGCCCTGGTTCGGCCTTTCTTGGAATCTCTTCGAGGCGAGCCGCGCTATGTCGGGAACCTCACAACCGTCCCGTTTCTGAGCGTACCCATGATCCTATTGACGGCCGGCGCTTGGGTTTATTTGCGAAGGAGGTCGATCTAGATCAGGCGGCAGGATCCGGTTTCGTACGTTCGCTCGCGACGTATTCACGAATCCTTTTCACGGCCGCCTCATCGATCTTCTCGAACTGAACTCCCATACCGGGAAACTGGATCGTACCCGCTTGGGGATTGAAAGCCACGGCGTAACGAACGAACGCCGTGGCCGAAATTTTTTCCCTTTCCAAAACAAATGACAGCTCAAGCTTGGTTCCGGCCGGGTAGGTAAGTTTCGACTGAATAAAGACGCCCCCTTCCCCCATCGAGACCAATCGCTCGTCGCGGGGCCTGGCTCTCTTGCTACCCGCGGGAACATAACGAACCGCCACATTGAGGTTGACGCGGGGAAAGCGGCGACGTTCTTTTTCGGGTGGAGGTTGGGTCATGCGATTTTGTTTCTTATGCCGGGAGGCTGCGACCGACTATAATTTTTGAGGGTCGTTGAAGCAATGTCTTTCCAAACGCACGGGGGTTGTTCCCATTCCACAGTTATCGATTAACGACATCCGGAACCATTTGAACGGCGACCGCTATCGCCCGCAAACGTACCGAGAGATCTGTAGCGACCTTCGCGCGCGCGGAAGCGATCGCTCACGAATCAAACGCTTTCTACTCGAACTGGAACGCCGCGGCGAAATCGTAAAACGACGGAATCACCGTTACTCGCCCGTCCTATCGGATAAGACAGGTCCGGGTCGGTTTCCCTCGCGGCGGCCGGTGCGCAAACGAAAGGGCTCCGCTTTGAATATGGATCGAGCGCCAACCGTCCCCGACA from Bdellovibrionota bacterium includes:
- a CDS encoding acyltransferase; the encoded protein is MAQKTLFFAHKSAVIDKGAEIGQDTRIWHFSHVMPGAMIGERCVLGQNVYVGKGVRIGNGVKIQNNVSVYEGVTLEDDVFCGPSMVFTNVINPRSPIERKHEFKPTLVKQGATIGANATIMCGVTIGRYALVGAGAVVLDNVPDHELAVGVPAKPKGWVCRCGVRLDAVKDKLTCKSCGLAYQLSDHGLVHA
- a CDS encoding ATP-binding protein, giving the protein MFVPRRIATKLLRLVRTFPAVAVTGARQTGKTTLLLRLFGDRAEHIVFDPIVDVGRAREDPELFLANHNPPLILDEIQYAPQLASSLKRKVDRESRKGRYLITGSQQWNVMKLLAESLAGRVGFVDLDAFSLQEVHRGNEKTSWLELWLKNPQRWVRERKRLHRHRVKLYQHIWKGSLPEAHLAQLKSIPDFWKAYERTYIERDVRQMAEISNLALFTRFFRLVAALTAQEINYSELGREIGVTPQTSQRWLSILQSSFQWYAVPAYSRNSIKKVSERPKGHFGDTGLVCHALAISTPGALESHPAWGAIFESAVYGELRKLSGAMDTPPHVYHWRAHSGAEIDFVLERDGMLYPIEAKGKQSITRHDVKGLKAFREAFPREQIAPGLIIAPVEEIAQITENDYVVPWDLVG
- the asnB gene encoding asparagine synthase (glutamine-hydrolyzing) — translated: MCGIAGAFLSFSNASALTLVQNIVRSQFARGPDHQEIHVRREKDLTLILGHNRLNIIDLTSNANQPMWKNDPELGIVFNGEIYNYIELRDELIHLGHTFKTRSDTEVILESFKEWGMDAINRFNGMFAFALYDENRRRLWLVRDRFGVKPLYYILNGSSLFFASTCTTMAQHFNLDPNLDYVVRGIRKWVYEDDLETSPYFGLNSLRQGHCLEVSFEENGRLSVCDFQYYDLQKQIFLLQEQQAGKPASYLQENIQEILESSIRLRLRSDVPVGIALSGGLDSSTIAALVARERTNVVAFSFGSPSDRGSEGLLVDKLSKQLNIEIEFINPSLSELKSALDKTLAVQEAPFPGASVIAQYLVFERAKERGVKVLLGGQGGDELFLGYRKFQLFFLGHLLHHHKYLKSLREIASLVPTMVQELPHLSQFWEQRMRYRGKGMETIFNDVRTDDLDLNCKHDLPFWFRQLADVTKISLPTLLRYEDRNSMGHSVESRLPFLDFRLVEAALALPTALKLRNGVNKWVLRQVMKEHLPKEICFARYRSGFDVPQARWIKQGLGEHIRTKIKERGENKSGFIPTETEIDRLFSNQQFVQREATFGEAISTLWLESTTKEEFDA
- a CDS encoding Gfo/Idh/MocA family oxidoreductase, whose translation is MAKDTSPIVAIIGTGYWGINHVRVFFELQALGGIFDSDATRSCEVNARFHAKKSYEKLESVLSDSALHGLVISTPAVTHFEISMRALEMGKDVLVEKPLALRFGEAQQMADFAKSSGRILMVGHLLQYHPGMVKLRELVAGGDLGTVEYIYSNRLNLGKIRTEENALWSFAPHDISVMLWLTGAMPIQVNAVGGSYLQPNVADTTISTFVFDNGVRGHIYVSWLHPFKEQRLVVVGSKKMAVFDDRAPKGRKLLLYDKKVSMVNGNFVAEKPEGIPVPFDEETEPLRAECEHFLECVRTRQKPRTDGEEGLRVLKVLQSCQRSLQMNGQPVQVLEYRN
- a CDS encoding class I SAM-dependent methyltransferase, translating into MKKFRTPEELEASEAIARIFESCPDPTATKLENFPKYVRRQHLKRFLALYEIFKLVMPIKGSIVECGVFKGFGVMAWAKLSAMLEPENLTRRIYGFDSFSGFPNVSDKDKNKVVDPSVGGLFADSYDELSALITEHDRDRFLGHIDKVQLIRGDVIQTVPKFVESNRHLVVSLLFLDVDLYEPTKAVIRAVFPRMPKGAVIAFDELDNPMWPGETQALFDELGIGKLSLRRLEWDPYIAYAQIS
- a CDS encoding sugar transferase, which translates into the protein MYPFFKRLFDVLASLLALVMLCPVWAVITVLIKKDGGPVIYKARRVGLNGKPFIMWKFRTMVVNADQLGGSSTPDDDARITDIGRFLRRTKLDEFPQLVNVLKGEMSFVGPRPQIQWAVDLYTLEERQVLSVRPGMTDSASVRFPSEGKILKGSKDPDGDYMKLIHPHKMRLSLEYVLNRSMLLDLKLIFQTVWTILK
- a CDS encoding ATP-binding protein; protein product: MVKRDLDEKLVLLSGPRQVGKTTLSKNLHPASTQYFSFDEGEDRRVILKKAWSPEGDLVVLDELHKMPKWKSWLKGVYDTRGNRPRILVTGSARLDIYRKGGDSLAGRYFYHRLHPFSVSEVKREISPEEALDRLMRFGGFPEPFLKASDRTAKRWRRSHLDRILREDLIDLEQIRNIKLLELLVDLLATRVGKTVSYKSLSEDLQVSPHTVKNWIRVLEQMLVIFIVTPFSKNIARAIQKEPKIYFYDTGRLLQDEGARFENIVACALLKRNHYLEDTEGDRRELHYIRDREKREVDFLTVIENRPEWLIEAKTSETGPTSALRYYTGRIPGVKASQVVKNLSRKLYDDPVSIEPAAAWLAQLDA
- a CDS encoding DegT/DnrJ/EryC1/StrS family aminotransferase, whose translation is MNERIPLLDLRSQFRTIEKEARAAIDRVLASQRFILGPEVEALEQEISAYVGCKFGVGVSSGSDALLIALMVLGVGPGDEVITSPYTFFATGGAISRVGARPVYVDIEPNSFNIDPNKVESAITKKTKAIIPVHLFGQGAEMKPILDAADRHGIPVIEDAAQAIGAEYQGRRLGSMGRIGCFSFFPSKNLGAFGDAGMVTTNDADLAEKLRIFRSHGSKPKYFHKWIGGNFRIDALQAAILRAKFAHLETWTKARQRNADRYDRLFTEAGVSEFVTTPWRRPGDRHIFNQYVLRTKRRDDLKKFLAEKGIETEIYYPLPLHLQECFAYLGYKKGACPESERAAQDTLAIPVYPEITESQQARVVETIRAFFR
- a CDS encoding type II toxin-antitoxin system VapC family toxin, whose product is MAAIFLDSNPVMYLVGAAHPLKERTSELLRDLSTEDAVLITSAEVFQELLHRYHSIRRYAAFSQAWSTLEEMVDEVLPVTLSDVRTAGDLVLEQPTRGARDSLHVAVAIHHGIRRILTFDQGFEDYPMIEVVR